A single window of Vibrio stylophorae DNA harbors:
- a CDS encoding YheU family protein: MIIPWQQLDPETLRNVVESVILREGTDYGDSELSLDEKVDLVLAQLAHGDAVLVYSELHESVDIKSKQHFQQSI; this comes from the coding sequence ATGATTATTCCTTGGCAACAGCTCGACCCAGAGACCCTGCGTAATGTGGTGGAAAGTGTGATTCTGCGAGAAGGCACAGATTATGGTGACAGTGAGTTATCTCTAGATGAAAAAGTCGATTTAGTGCTTGCACAGCTGGCTCATGGCGATGCCGTTCTGGTCTATTCAGAACTTCATGAAAGCGTCGATATTAAATCGAAACAGCACTTTCAGCAGTCGATTTAA
- the crp gene encoding cAMP-activated global transcriptional regulator CRP, giving the protein MVLGKPQTDPTLEWFLSHCHIHKYPSKSTLIHAGEKAETLYYIVKGSVAVLIKDEEGKEMILSYLNQGDFIGELGLFEEGQERSAWVRAKSPCEVAEISFKKFRQLIQVNPDILMRLSAQMARRLQVTSQKVGDLAFLDVTGRIAQTLLNLAKQPDAMTHPDGMQIKITRQEIGQIVGCSRETVGRILKMLEEQNLISAHGKTIVVYGTR; this is encoded by the coding sequence ATGGTTCTCGGTAAACCTCAAACAGACCCAACTCTGGAGTGGTTCCTGTCTCACTGCCACATCCATAAGTACCCATCAAAGAGCACCCTGATTCACGCAGGCGAAAAAGCAGAAACCCTTTACTACATCGTCAAAGGTTCTGTGGCTGTATTGATTAAAGATGAAGAAGGCAAAGAGATGATCTTGTCTTACCTTAACCAAGGTGACTTCATCGGTGAACTTGGTCTTTTTGAAGAAGGTCAAGAGCGTTCAGCTTGGGTTCGTGCGAAATCTCCATGTGAAGTCGCTGAGATCTCCTTTAAGAAGTTCCGCCAGCTGATTCAAGTAAACCCAGACATCCTAATGCGCCTTTCAGCGCAAATGGCACGTCGTCTACAAGTGACCAGCCAAAAAGTGGGTGACTTGGCATTCCTTGACGTGACTGGTCGCATCGCTCAAACCCTATTGAACTTGGCGAAACAACCTGACGCTATGACCCACCCTGACGGCATGCAGATTAAGATCACCCGTCAAGAGATTGGTCAAATTGTCGGCTGTTCACGTGAAACCGTTGGTCGTATTTTGAAGATGCTAGAAGAGCAAAACCTCATCTCAGCACACGGTAAGACCATTGTGGTTTACGGCACTCGCTAG
- a CDS encoding O-acetylhomoserine aminocarboxypropyltransferase/cysteine synthase family protein codes for MKDETLAIHHGYQTDPTTKAVATPIYQTVAYEFDNAQHGADLFNLEVPGNIYTRIMNPTTDVIEQRMAALEGGVAALAVSAGAAAIHYAVLTLAKQGDNIVATPQLYGGTYTLFAHMLPSLGIDVRFAASDKPEDIAALIDSQTKAVYCESIGNPAGNIVDIAALAEVAHAQGVPLMVDNTVATPVLCKPIELGADIVVHSMTKYIGGHGNSLGGVIVDSGKFPWPKYQDRFPMFATPEPSYHGVIYNETFGPAAFVARARTVPLRNTGAALSPMNSFLLLQGLETLPLRMERHCQNALAVAEFLDAHPMVAWVNYAGLKSHPNHALCQRMLRGGLPSSLLSFGLKGGYEAGVKFYDALNLFKRLVNIGDAKSLACHPASTTHRQMSETEQAAAGVQPEMIRLCVGIEHIEDILTDLDQALR; via the coding sequence ATGAAAGATGAAACGCTAGCCATTCACCACGGCTACCAAACGGATCCAACCACTAAGGCCGTGGCAACCCCAATTTACCAAACCGTTGCCTATGAATTTGACAACGCACAGCACGGTGCGGACCTCTTTAATCTTGAGGTTCCGGGGAATATTTACACCCGCATTATGAATCCAACCACAGATGTCATTGAGCAGCGTATGGCGGCTCTTGAAGGTGGTGTTGCCGCACTTGCAGTCAGCGCTGGCGCAGCGGCCATTCATTACGCGGTACTCACCCTTGCCAAGCAAGGTGACAACATCGTCGCAACGCCGCAGCTCTATGGTGGCACCTATACCCTCTTTGCGCACATGTTGCCAAGTTTGGGCATTGACGTGCGTTTTGCCGCATCAGATAAACCAGAAGATATTGCGGCGCTGATCGATTCACAAACCAAGGCGGTTTACTGTGAGTCCATCGGTAACCCTGCGGGCAATATCGTTGATATCGCAGCGCTTGCAGAAGTGGCACATGCTCAGGGCGTGCCTTTGATGGTGGATAACACAGTCGCCACGCCTGTGCTGTGTAAGCCTATCGAGCTAGGTGCGGATATTGTGGTGCACTCTATGACCAAATATATCGGCGGTCACGGCAACTCTCTCGGTGGTGTGATTGTTGATAGCGGTAAATTCCCTTGGCCCAAATATCAGGATCGCTTCCCGATGTTTGCCACCCCGGAACCCTCTTATCACGGCGTGATTTATAACGAGACCTTTGGTCCGGCCGCATTTGTAGCGCGCGCACGTACTGTGCCACTGCGCAATACTGGTGCTGCGCTCTCGCCGATGAATAGTTTCTTGCTGCTGCAAGGGTTAGAAACCCTACCTTTGCGCATGGAGCGCCATTGCCAAAACGCATTGGCGGTGGCTGAGTTTCTCGACGCCCACCCTATGGTGGCGTGGGTGAACTACGCTGGCCTGAAATCCCACCCAAATCATGCGTTGTGTCAACGTATGCTGCGCGGTGGCTTACCTTCATCTTTGCTCTCATTTGGCCTCAAAGGCGGCTATGAGGCGGGGGTGAAATTCTATGATGCATTGAATTTATTTAAGCGCCTAGTCAACATCGGGGATGCCAAATCCCTAGCCTGTCACCCAGCCTCGACCACCCATCGCCAGATGAGTGAAACCGAGCAAGCTGCGGCAGGTGTACAACCAGAGATGATTCGTTTATGTGTCGGCATTGAGCATATCGAAGACATTCTGACCGATCTTGATCAAGCGTTACGCTAA
- a CDS encoding PadR family transcriptional regulator, which yields MSLPHVILTSLCHASATGYDLTKQFSQQVGYFWRASHQQVYRELNKMAQLGWVGYLLEPQDGKPDRKVYTITEEGRAALMLWLEKPLAPPAVRDEVSAKLYACQEGDSGVMSQHLTRLLDDSKRELANFQELEKIHFADISRLDRQQHLMRLTLRRGIHGKVAWINWIEEALEILNQLPSK from the coding sequence ATGTCGCTACCTCATGTCATTTTGACCTCGCTGTGTCACGCAAGTGCTACTGGTTATGACCTGACTAAACAATTCTCCCAGCAAGTGGGCTATTTTTGGCGTGCGAGCCACCAACAGGTGTATCGCGAACTCAATAAAATGGCACAACTTGGTTGGGTTGGATATTTACTCGAACCACAAGATGGCAAACCCGATCGTAAGGTGTACACCATTACTGAAGAGGGCCGCGCTGCATTGATGCTTTGGCTGGAAAAACCATTGGCACCGCCTGCGGTGCGTGATGAGGTCTCCGCGAAACTTTATGCATGCCAAGAGGGCGATAGCGGTGTGATGTCACAACACTTGACTCGCTTGCTTGACGACTCAAAACGTGAGTTGGCAAACTTTCAAGAACTTGAAAAGATTCACTTTGCGGATATCAGTCGACTTGACCGCCAGCAGCACCTGATGCGTTTGACTTTACGTCGCGGCATCCATGGTAAAGTCGCATGGATCAATTGGATTGAAGAAGCGCTTGAAATCCTCAATCAGTTACCTTCAAAGTAA
- a CDS encoding serine hydrolase domain-containing protein: MKDHIHYKAVGLVLLLLFFALGWSYRLYTLPSAQDFQWTQKPAEPDWPTTTPEIQGFDPIELLRLHRKLLEDEDQRPQSLLIARHGQLLFEHYYQHPTRGTSTPQFSNESHYNTLYPLMEISQTLTATLIGRLLMDDQIQSIEQPLLSEAQIARQPKADGKKAIRLIDALNMRSGLHWQEVSRSENHQPSDRQLMHQAPTPIDYVLSLPMDSQPNQRSRYQSAMPVLLGDFIERTTSQSLVQYANNALFAPLDIQYFEWGGPLRHKLGDQGLALRSRDLAKIGQLYLNQGHWHGQQLLDPAWIHFIYQPGAPLIEQPHLRFAMGWYQPQFRYQTRPIQVVAALGQGGQGLLLVPELELLVVMTGGAYLGQDKDYLFRLMEAHIFPALGYPITFMRHQESADAIEH; encoded by the coding sequence ATGAAGGATCACATACATTACAAAGCAGTAGGCCTGGTCCTGCTGCTTTTGTTTTTTGCCTTAGGCTGGAGTTATCGACTCTACACCCTACCCTCAGCGCAAGATTTTCAATGGACACAAAAGCCCGCAGAGCCTGACTGGCCCACCACAACACCAGAAATACAAGGTTTTGATCCCATCGAACTGCTACGCCTTCACCGTAAATTATTAGAAGATGAAGATCAGCGCCCGCAATCACTACTGATTGCGCGTCATGGCCAACTGCTATTTGAGCACTACTACCAACATCCTACCCGTGGTACCAGCACGCCGCAATTTAGCAATGAAAGCCATTACAATACGCTTTACCCCTTGATGGAAATCAGCCAAACCCTCACCGCAACCTTGATTGGCCGATTACTGATGGATGATCAAATTCAATCCATTGAACAACCACTTCTCAGTGAGGCACAAATAGCGCGCCAGCCCAAAGCCGATGGGAAAAAAGCCATTCGCCTGATTGATGCGCTGAATATGCGCAGCGGCTTGCACTGGCAGGAGGTGTCACGTAGCGAGAACCATCAGCCCAGTGATCGCCAACTCATGCACCAAGCCCCAACACCCATTGATTATGTATTGAGCCTGCCCATGGATAGCCAGCCGAATCAGCGCAGTCGCTATCAAAGCGCGATGCCTGTGCTACTTGGTGATTTTATCGAGCGCACCACTTCGCAAAGCTTGGTACAATATGCCAACAATGCCCTATTTGCCCCTTTGGATATTCAGTATTTTGAGTGGGGAGGCCCCTTACGACATAAATTGGGCGATCAAGGGCTTGCCTTGCGTAGTCGCGATCTCGCGAAAATTGGCCAACTTTACCTCAATCAAGGCCATTGGCATGGACAGCAGCTGCTTGATCCAGCCTGGATCCACTTTATCTATCAGCCCGGCGCGCCTTTGATTGAACAGCCACATTTGCGATTTGCCATGGGCTGGTATCAACCGCAATTTCGCTATCAAACACGTCCAATTCAAGTGGTCGCAGCGCTCGGCCAAGGCGGCCAAGGCTTACTCTTGGTACCCGAGCTAGAGTTATTGGTAGTGATGACCGGCGGCGCCTATTTGGGACAAGATAAGGATTATCTGTTTCGTCTAATGGAGGCGCATATCTTTCCCGCCTTAGGCTATCCGATAACATTTATGCGACATCAAGAGAGTGCAGATGCAATTGAGCACTGA
- the metF gene encoding methylenetetrahydrofolate reductase, translated as MAYSHAGQFDLLNQNIAELNGDINVSFEFFPPSSESMEQTLWGSIHRLKELQPKFVSVTYGANSGERDRTHSIIKEIKEQTGLIAAPHLTCIDASRDELRQIARDYWQNGIRQIVALRGDLPENGGKPDMYAADLVELLRKEADFDISVAAYPEVHPEAKNAQSDLINLKRKIDAGANRAITQFFFDVESYLRFRDRCVTAGIDVEIVPGILPVSNFKQASRFAKMTNVRIPSWMEKQYQGLDDDLLTRQMLGASNAIDMVRVLSREGVKDFHFYTLNRAELTYAICHTLGVRPQTATQGLTAKAV; from the coding sequence ATGGCATATTCACACGCAGGTCAGTTTGATTTACTGAACCAAAATATTGCAGAACTCAATGGCGACATTAATGTGTCTTTTGAGTTTTTCCCGCCAAGCTCCGAAAGCATGGAGCAGACCTTGTGGGGTTCTATTCATCGGCTCAAAGAGTTACAACCCAAATTTGTCTCAGTGACCTATGGGGCGAACTCCGGAGAGCGTGATCGCACGCACTCCATTATCAAAGAGATTAAAGAGCAAACTGGTCTGATTGCAGCGCCGCATTTAACTTGTATCGATGCAAGCCGTGATGAATTGCGCCAAATTGCCCGTGATTACTGGCAAAACGGCATTCGTCAGATTGTCGCGTTGCGTGGTGATTTGCCAGAAAATGGCGGTAAACCTGATATGTATGCAGCTGATTTGGTTGAGCTGCTGCGCAAGGAAGCTGACTTTGATATTTCAGTGGCGGCTTATCCTGAAGTGCATCCTGAGGCGAAAAATGCGCAATCGGATTTGATTAACCTCAAGCGTAAAATTGATGCGGGTGCCAACCGCGCGATCACCCAATTTTTCTTTGATGTGGAATCCTATCTGCGTTTTCGCGATCGCTGTGTCACCGCAGGCATTGATGTGGAGATTGTGCCGGGCATTTTGCCGGTGTCGAATTTCAAACAGGCATCACGCTTTGCCAAAATGACCAATGTGCGTATTCCAAGTTGGATGGAAAAGCAGTACCAAGGTTTGGATGATGATCTGCTGACGCGTCAGATGCTAGGCGCGAGCAATGCCATTGATATGGTTCGCGTGCTGAGCCGAGAAGGGGTCAAGGATTTCCATTTCTATACCCTCAATCGCGCTGAGCTGACCTATGCCATTTGCCATACCTTAGGGGTGCGCCCGCAAACAGCGACTCAGGGCTTAACGGCCAAAGCGGTTTAG
- a CDS encoding bifunctional aspartate kinase/homoserine dehydrogenase II has translation MIATQVQGRQLHKFGGSSLADSDAYLRAVRILRQYASTDDLVVVSAAGETTNLLWDWLEQLQQDGRVAHERLMALRQYQQQLIERTLPASQATPLLQSLHRDFSELTSFTGESLSAAKRASALGFGELWSARLLTARLNSESMPAQALDSRLFLRAQADSAQPEVNAQLSLPLLQQCLAENAAQGKQLQVITGFMAQNDAQETVLLGRNGSDYSATVIGALADVSRVTIWSDVAGVYSADPHVVDDACLLPLLRLDEASELARLASPVLHSRTLQPVAQSTLDLMLRCSYEPELGSTHIERVLASGRGAKIITALDDVYLLTVELAKAKLTHGVSERLFAQLAQKQLQPLAYDINPELGTIALAYTSEVVGSVLSLLDQQGLGELNLKDGYSLIAAVGAGVVNNPVHCYGFYQQLADQSVEFIAAADSKLSLAAVVRSQDSGSIVRGIHQRLFKAQKRIGLVVCGNGNIGSRWLSLFAEQQASLVTRHEMQFDLLAVVETDRAWVDFQGIDGARIAKEFTKQAQPYDATLFSSFAQSGCDEVVIVDLTASEVLAKQYQQFAELGYHLICANKIAGSSTTANYQAVCHAFAKTGRHWLHNATVGAGLPINHTVRDLRDSGDQLLSLSGIFSGTLSWLFLQFDGSIPFSQLVDLAWQQGLTEPDPRHDLDGSDVMRKLVILAREAGLAIEPEQVKVESLVPDSLAEVSLDCFFESVDELDTLMSERLARAQRQGKVLRYVARLDKDGRASVGVEAIAENHPLAMMLPCDNIFAIESQWYRDNPLVIRGPGAGRDVTAGAIQSDLNRLATLLSH, from the coding sequence ATGATCGCAACACAGGTGCAGGGACGCCAGCTGCATAAATTTGGTGGTAGCAGCCTTGCCGATAGTGATGCTTATCTGCGCGCGGTGCGTATTTTACGCCAATATGCCAGCACGGATGATTTGGTGGTGGTTTCTGCCGCGGGCGAAACCACCAATTTATTGTGGGACTGGCTTGAGCAATTACAGCAAGATGGCCGCGTCGCCCATGAGCGTTTGATGGCGCTGCGCCAATATCAGCAGCAACTGATTGAGCGAACTTTACCTGCATCGCAAGCTACGCCTTTATTACAAAGCTTGCATCGGGACTTTAGTGAATTAACGAGCTTTACGGGCGAGTCGCTTTCGGCTGCCAAGCGTGCGAGCGCCTTGGGTTTTGGTGAGTTGTGGTCTGCGCGATTGCTGACGGCGAGACTGAATAGCGAATCGATGCCGGCGCAAGCGTTGGACTCTCGTCTTTTTTTACGTGCGCAAGCAGACTCAGCTCAGCCCGAAGTGAATGCTCAGCTTTCCTTGCCGTTGCTTCAACAGTGCCTCGCAGAAAATGCAGCGCAGGGAAAACAGCTGCAGGTGATCACCGGTTTTATGGCGCAAAACGATGCGCAAGAAACCGTGCTGCTTGGCCGCAATGGTTCAGATTATTCCGCCACTGTGATTGGTGCTTTGGCCGATGTTTCACGGGTGACCATTTGGAGCGATGTCGCTGGGGTATATAGCGCTGATCCACATGTGGTGGATGATGCTTGTTTACTGCCATTACTGCGTTTAGATGAGGCCAGTGAGTTGGCGCGGTTAGCCTCGCCAGTCTTGCATAGCCGCACTTTACAACCTGTCGCACAAAGCACATTGGATCTGATGCTGCGTTGTAGCTACGAGCCAGAGCTTGGTTCAACACATATTGAGCGGGTACTGGCGAGCGGTCGCGGCGCTAAAATTATTACAGCTCTGGATGATGTGTACTTACTGACAGTGGAGCTTGCCAAAGCAAAGTTAACCCATGGTGTGAGTGAGCGCTTATTTGCGCAACTGGCGCAAAAGCAGCTGCAACCACTGGCCTATGATATCAATCCTGAGCTGGGCACCATTGCCCTGGCTTATACCAGTGAAGTGGTGGGGAGTGTGCTCAGCCTGCTGGATCAGCAAGGCTTGGGTGAACTCAATCTCAAAGATGGCTATAGCTTGATTGCCGCCGTGGGTGCTGGGGTGGTGAATAATCCGGTGCATTGTTACGGCTTTTATCAGCAATTGGCTGACCAATCTGTGGAGTTTATTGCCGCGGCTGATTCCAAATTAAGTTTGGCTGCTGTGGTGCGTAGCCAAGATAGTGGCAGCATTGTGCGTGGGATTCATCAGCGCTTATTTAAGGCGCAAAAGCGCATTGGTTTGGTGGTGTGCGGAAACGGCAATATTGGCAGTCGTTGGCTGTCCCTGTTTGCCGAGCAGCAAGCGTCATTAGTCACGCGTCATGAGATGCAATTTGATTTGTTAGCTGTGGTGGAAACTGACCGCGCTTGGGTAGATTTTCAGGGCATTGATGGCGCACGCATCGCGAAAGAGTTCACAAAGCAAGCGCAGCCCTATGATGCCACCTTGTTTTCTAGCTTTGCGCAAAGTGGCTGCGATGAAGTGGTGATTGTGGATTTGACGGCGAGTGAGGTGCTAGCAAAGCAATATCAACAGTTTGCGGAGTTGGGTTATCACCTGATTTGTGCCAATAAAATTGCCGGTTCAAGTACCACTGCCAATTATCAAGCTGTGTGTCATGCCTTTGCCAAAACCGGCCGCCATTGGTTACACAATGCCACGGTTGGTGCTGGTTTGCCCATCAACCATACGGTGCGAGATTTAAGAGACAGTGGCGATCAGCTATTGTCTCTGTCGGGCATTTTCTCTGGTACTTTGTCTTGGCTGTTTTTGCAATTTGACGGTAGCATCCCCTTTAGTCAGCTGGTGGATTTGGCTTGGCAGCAGGGCTTAACTGAGCCCGATCCGCGTCATGATCTCGATGGCTCAGATGTGATGCGCAAATTGGTGATTTTGGCGCGTGAAGCCGGTTTGGCCATTGAACCTGAGCAGGTCAAAGTGGAAAGCTTGGTGCCAGACTCATTGGCGGAAGTATCGCTCGATTGTTTCTTTGAGTCGGTGGATGAACTGGATACCTTAATGTCAGAGCGACTGGCGCGCGCTCAGCGCCAAGGTAAAGTGCTGCGTTATGTGGCGCGTTTAGATAAAGATGGCCGAGCCAGTGTGGGCGTGGAAGCCATTGCCGAGAACCATCCGCTGGCGATGATGCTGCCCTGCGATAATATTTTTGCTATTGAAAGTCAGTGGTATCGCGATAATCCTTTAGTGATTCGTGGTCCTGGCGCAGGGCGAGATGTCACCGCAGGGGCGATTCAGTCGGATCTGAATCGTTTAGCTACCTTGCTGTCTCATTAA
- a CDS encoding O-succinylhomoserine (thiol)-lyase, with protein sequence MSKKQAATIAVRSGIESDQQFGAVVPPIYLTSNYGFQRFGEVPQYDYSRGGNPTRAILADALAELEGGAGGVVTNCGMSAINLIVSLLSPADLIVAPHDCYGGTYRLFESRAKKGDFKVLFVDQSDSQALAKALAQKPKLVWLETPSNPLLRVVDIAAISAQAKAIDAWLAVDNTFLSPILQQPISLGADFVVHSTTKYINGHSDVVAGVAIAKSQAHVEQLTWWGNCLGATGSPFDAYLTLRGLRTLAPRMRAHEANAAAILAFLQQQSRVRTIYHPSLPEHPGHQIAKAQQQGYGAMLSFELDVTEKQLKAFVDALSLFSLAESLGGVESLICHPSSMTHRAMSDQAQQEAGISPTLLRLSVGLEDSQDLIADLKVAFAALERCE encoded by the coding sequence ATGAGCAAGAAGCAAGCTGCAACCATTGCCGTCAGAAGTGGGATCGAATCGGATCAACAATTTGGCGCAGTGGTTCCTCCCATCTATTTAACCTCCAACTATGGTTTTCAGCGTTTTGGCGAAGTGCCGCAGTATGATTATTCTCGTGGCGGCAATCCTACGCGCGCTATTTTAGCGGATGCTCTGGCCGAGCTTGAGGGCGGCGCCGGTGGCGTGGTCACCAACTGCGGCATGTCTGCGATTAACTTGATTGTCAGTTTGCTCAGTCCTGCTGATCTGATCGTTGCGCCCCATGATTGCTATGGCGGTACCTATCGTTTATTTGAATCGCGGGCGAAAAAGGGCGATTTCAAGGTGCTGTTTGTTGATCAAAGTGACTCGCAAGCACTGGCAAAGGCACTGGCACAAAAGCCAAAGTTAGTGTGGCTGGAAACCCCGTCTAATCCGCTCCTTCGGGTGGTTGATATCGCCGCTATTAGTGCTCAAGCCAAAGCCATTGATGCTTGGCTCGCCGTTGATAACACCTTTTTATCGCCGATTTTACAGCAGCCCATTTCGCTGGGTGCGGACTTCGTGGTGCACTCCACCACCAAATATATCAATGGTCACTCCGATGTGGTGGCGGGCGTTGCTATTGCCAAAAGCCAAGCGCATGTTGAACAGCTGACCTGGTGGGGAAATTGTTTGGGCGCGACTGGATCTCCTTTTGATGCCTATTTAACGCTGCGAGGTCTGCGTACCTTGGCGCCAAGAATGCGCGCGCATGAGGCCAACGCCGCAGCTATTTTGGCATTTTTACAGCAGCAGTCTCGCGTTCGCACCATCTACCATCCAAGTTTGCCAGAGCACCCAGGACACCAAATTGCCAAAGCCCAGCAGCAAGGCTATGGCGCGATGCTGAGTTTTGAACTGGATGTCACAGAAAAGCAGCTCAAAGCTTTTGTTGATGCTTTGAGTTTGTTCTCCTTAGCAGAATCCTTGGGCGGTGTTGAAAGTCTGATTTGCCATCCAAGCTCCATGACTCACCGCGCTATGTCTGACCAAGCGCAGCAAGAGGCGGGGATTTCACCAACCTTACTTCGCCTGTCGGTGGGGCTGGAAGATAGCCAAGATTTGATTGCTGATTTGAAGGTGGCATTTGCCGCTTTGGAGAGATGTGAATGA
- the metJ gene encoding met regulon transcriptional regulator MetJ codes for MADWNGDYISPYAEHGKKSEQVKKITVSIPLKVLKVLTDERTRRQVNNLRHATNSELLCEAFLHAYTGQPLPTDEDLRKDRPDDIPVEAKALMDAMGIEYEDITK; via the coding sequence ATGGCAGATTGGAACGGCGACTATATTAGCCCCTACGCCGAACACGGAAAAAAAAGCGAGCAAGTCAAAAAAATTACCGTCTCAATTCCGTTGAAAGTACTGAAAGTACTCACTGACGAGCGTACTCGCCGTCAGGTAAACAACCTACGCCATGCCACCAATAGCGAGCTACTTTGCGAGGCATTTTTGCACGCCTATACTGGCCAGCCTTTGCCAACCGATGAAGATCTACGCAAAGATCGTCCTGATGATATTCCCGTTGAAGCCAAAGCATTGATGGATGCCATGGGCATTGAGTACGAAGATATCACTAAATAA
- a CDS encoding malic enzyme-like NAD(P)-binding protein: protein MSDQLRQQALHYHAYPVPGKIAVELTKPADTAEDLALAYSPGVAEPVREIAQDAENVYKYTGKGNMVAVISNGTAILGLGNLGPLASKPVMEGKALLFKRFAGLDAIDIEVKHRTIDEFVDTVANIADTFGGINLEDIKAPDCFEIEKKLIERCQVPVFHDDQHGTAIVTAAGMLNALELQGKQLEEAIIVCLGAGAAAVACMELLIQCGAQREKIYMLDRKGVIHTRRDDLNEYKKLFANNTDKRTLEDVIQGADIFVGVSGPDLLPPEALALMADKPIVFACSNPDPEIKPALAHQVRDDLIMGTGRSDYPNQINNVLCFPFLFRGALDVRASEINTEMKIAAVDAIRHLAKEPVPAEVLKAAGVEALSFGREYIIPKPMDPRLLPRVAKAVAQAAVESGVARIAMPQNYMV from the coding sequence ATGTCAGACCAACTTCGCCAGCAAGCGCTGCATTACCATGCTTATCCCGTTCCAGGGAAGATCGCCGTTGAACTCACCAAACCTGCGGATACCGCAGAGGATCTCGCGCTTGCTTATAGCCCAGGCGTGGCAGAGCCAGTGCGTGAAATCGCGCAAGATGCGGAAAATGTTTATAAGTACACCGGTAAGGGCAACATGGTTGCGGTGATTTCAAACGGCACTGCCATTTTGGGGCTGGGCAACTTGGGGCCTTTGGCATCCAAGCCTGTGATGGAAGGTAAAGCGCTGCTGTTCAAACGTTTTGCTGGTCTTGATGCCATTGATATTGAGGTCAAGCATCGCACCATTGATGAGTTTGTCGATACCGTGGCCAATATCGCGGATACCTTTGGTGGCATCAACCTTGAAGATATTAAGGCGCCTGATTGTTTTGAGATTGAGAAAAAGCTGATTGAACGCTGCCAAGTACCTGTGTTCCACGATGATCAGCATGGTACAGCGATTGTGACTGCCGCCGGTATGCTCAATGCGCTTGAGCTACAAGGCAAACAACTGGAAGAGGCGATTATTGTTTGTTTGGGCGCAGGCGCAGCTGCGGTTGCTTGTATGGAGCTGTTGATTCAATGCGGTGCGCAGCGTGAAAAAATCTATATGTTGGATCGCAAAGGGGTGATTCATACCCGTCGTGATGATCTCAATGAGTACAAAAAGCTGTTTGCCAATAATACTGATAAGCGCACGCTGGAAGACGTCATTCAAGGCGCTGATATTTTTGTCGGTGTCTCTGGCCCAGATTTATTGCCACCAGAAGCGCTAGCTTTGATGGCAGACAAGCCCATTGTGTTTGCATGTTCGAACCCCGATCCAGAAATCAAACCGGCGCTGGCGCATCAAGTGCGTGATGATTTGATTATGGGCACGGGTCGCTCGGATTATCCAAACCAGATTAACAACGTGCTCTGTTTTCCATTTTTGTTCCGTGGCGCTCTTGATGTACGCGCCAGTGAGATCAATACCGAGATGAAGATTGCGGCGGTGGATGCCATTCGCCACTTGGCCAAAGAGCCGGTTCCTGCAGAAGTATTAAAAGCGGCAGGTGTTGAGGCGTTGAGCTTTGGCCGTGAATACATTATTCCGAAACCAATGGATCCGCGTTTGCTACCACGTGTGGCGAAAGCGGTGGCGCAAGCGGCGGTTGAGTCTGGCGTAGCGCGCATTGCCATGCCGCAGAACTATATGGTTTAA